DNA sequence from the Halonatronomonas betaini genome:
GTCAGTATTAATAACCCGATTTTGTTCAATTTCATCAGAAAACTCATAATCTGTTTCACCAACAACAAAACCAAGTCTTTCCAGTTCTATAGTTGCCTGCCTGGTAGTCATTCCACTTAAATCTGGAATCTCTCTCCGCTCAGGTCCAGCACTTAGAATTAAATTAATACTTCTTGTAACTCTAATATTTTCACCGGCAGCTGGTTCCTGAGAATAAATATTACCTTCATCTATTTCAGAGCTAAATCTTTCTTCTTCAGCAATAGTATATTCAAAACCAGATTCTTCAATTATTTCAGTTGCCTCCTCAAGCTCAATTCCAGTTACATCAGGCACCTCTGCAATAGGTACATTCATTACTCTATTATATGCAAAAATGAATCCGCCTATTAATAAAGTTAAGATGCCGATACCAATCAAAGCATAAATTATAGGTCTCTTAATTTTTGAGGACGACTTTTTGCTTTTATTGCTTTTTTCTCTTTTACTTCTCTTATTAGTTTTCAATGAGCTCACTTTTTTGTCAGTTGAATTATTATCAAGCTCATTTATCTCTTTATAATTATGAATTTTTGTTCTTTCAAAAATATCTCTCCGTTTTTGATTTTTGTTTTCTCTTCTTAATCTATTAATCTTTGCCATAGCCTGAAGGAGTTCCTCTCTCATTTCCAGTGCTGAAGAAAATCTGTCATCTGGATCTTTGGCTAAAGCCTTTTTTATTAATTGATTAACTTCTTCAGGAATAGAATTATTATAATCGGAAAGATCTGGAACAGGTTCTTTTATATGTTTTAAAGCAACAGAAACAGCAGTTTCCCCTTTAAAGGGGACTGTACCTGTTAACATTTCAAAAAGTACAACCCCAAGAGAATAGATATCTGTCAGTGGTGTAATTTCT
Encoded proteins:
- the pknB gene encoding Stk1 family PASTA domain-containing Ser/Thr kinase, with protein sequence MDKVIKNRYEINKELGRGGMAVVYEATDIMLDRQVALKMLRPEYASDEEFIKKIRHEARAVARISHPNVVNIYDIGQTENYHYLIMENIIGQNLKDIIEARGKLPIIEALDISSQIAAALNVAHESDIVHCDIKPHNIILTPENQVKVTDFGIARAVSSTVTLDMTDSVVGSAHYFSPEQAKGGEITPLTDIYSLGVVLFEMLTGTVPFKGETAVSVALKHIKEPVPDLSDYNNSIPEEVNQLIKKALAKDPDDRFSSALEMREELLQAMAKINRLRRENKNQKRRDIFERTKIHNYKEINELDNNSTDKKVSSLKTNKRSKREKSNKSKKSSSKIKRPIIYALIGIGILTLLIGGFIFAYNRVMNVPIAEVPDVTGIELEEATEIIEESGFEYTIAEEERFSSEIDEGNIYSQEPAAGENIRVTRSINLILSAGPERREIPDLSGMTTRQATIELERLGFVVGETDYEFSDEIEQNRVINTDPEIGEEYLLGDEVNLVVSQGNVVQGHLDENEVDDDRIKNRTISFTGSGNEVASYRLMIEDDTGIYMAWRAQVEPGEQVEIEVESYGSTRYLLYREDDLIYDELLE